A region from the Vicia villosa cultivar HV-30 ecotype Madison, WI linkage group LG3, Vvil1.0, whole genome shotgun sequence genome encodes:
- the LOC131655110 gene encoding probable sugar phosphate/phosphate translocator At5g25400, translated as MGKGGSVSDGVMKKILLSYTYVAIWIFLSFTVIVYNKYILDKKMYNWPFPISLTMIHMSFCATLAILLVRVFKFVEPVSMSREVYLSSVVPIGALYSLSLWLSNSAYIYLSVSFIQMLKALMPVAVYSIGVCLKKENYKNDTMFNMLSISLGVGVAAYGEARFDTWGVILQLGAVAFEATRLVMIQILLNSKGISLNPITSLYYVAPCCLVFLSVPWILVEFPVLRDTSSFHFDFIIFGTNSLCAFALNLAVFLLVGKTSALTMNVAGVVKDWLLIAFSWSVIKDTVTPINLFGYGLAFLGVAYYNHSKLQALKAKETQKKTAQADEESGRLLEDREGDGSGRRNDQQN; from the coding sequence ATGGGGAAAGGTGGATCTGTTAGCGATGGCGTAATGAAAAAGATCCTGTTATCCTACACCTACGTAGCGATATGGATCTTCTTATCCTTCACCGTCATCGTCTACAACAAATACATCCTCGACAAAAAGATGTACAACTGGCCCTTCCCCATCTCCCTAACCATGATCCACATGTCCTTCTGCGCAACCCTAGCTATCCTCCTCGTTCGCGTCTTCAAATTCGTCGAACCCGTTTCAATGTCGCGCGAAGTTTACCTCTCCTCCGTCGTCCCAATCGGAGCGCTGTATTCTTTGTCCCTATGGCTCTCCAATTCGGCGTATATCTATCTCTCTGTCTCGTTTATACAGATGCTGAAAGCGCTCATGCCGGTCGCTGTTTACTCGATTGGTGTTTGTTTGAAGAAAGAGAATTATAAGAATGATACCATGTTTAACATGCTTTCGATTTCTTTAGGTGTTGGTGTGGCGGCTTATGGTGAAGCGAGATTTGATACATGGGGTGTGATTCTTCAGCTTGGTGCGGTGGCTTTCGAGGCGACGAGATTGGTTATGATTCAAATCTTGTTGAATTCGAAAGGGATTTCGTTGAATCCGATAACGTCTTTGTACTATGTTGCTCCTTGTTGTTTAGTTTTCTTGTCTGTTCCTTGGATTCTCGTTGAGTTTCCTGTTTTGAGAGATACTTCGAGTTTTCATTTCGATTTTATAATTTTCGGGACTAATTCTCTTTGTGCATTTGCTTTGAATCTGGCTGTTTTTCTGTTGGTTGGGAAGACGTCTGCTTTGACGATGAATGTGGCTGGCGTGGTGAAGGACTGGCTTTTGATTGCGTTTTCGTGGAGTGTGATTAAGGATACTGTTACGCCGATTAATTTGTTTGGGTATGGGCTTGCTTTTCTTGGTGTGGCTTATTATAATCATTCGAAGCTGCAGGCGCTTAAGGCTAAGGAGACGCAGAAGAAAACTGCGCAGGCTGATGAGGAGAGTGGAAGGTTGCTTGAGGATAGGGAAGGTGATGGGTCTGGGAGGAGGAATGATCAGCAGAATTGA